In one window of Merismopedia glauca CCAP 1448/3 DNA:
- the menD gene encoding 2-succinyl-5-enolpyruvyl-6-hydroxy-3-cyclohexene-1-carboxylic-acid synthase: MTDFRNTNTLWASILVETLSKLGLKTAIICPGSRSTPLAVAFAQHESIEAIPVLDERSAAFFGLGIAKRTGLPTVLVCTSGTAGANFYPAIIEARESRVPLLVLTADRPPQLRECHSGQTIEQIRLYSNYPNWQTELAVPSAEISQLRYLRQTIIYAWERSLFPVPGVVHLNIPFDDPLAPLPDGKDLSSIESQLESQDFFIGISPPEFSPTSPHRVSIDNLVEEWKKSHQGIIIGGLAQPQDPQEYCLAIARLSQILGFPVLAEGLSPLRNYADLNPNLICTYDLILRNSELAEKLTPEIIIQIGELPTSKELRGWLDKSQSRRWIVDPSSHNFDPLHGNTTHIRSSLENVVNLIGDNSLHPHNLDYLNQWHQFDTKVRDAISKKMETTEQLIEGKVAWLLSQFLPSLTQVFIANSMAVRDVEFFWMPNNLQNKTFFSRGANGIDGTLSTALGFAYQQKSTFLLTGDLALLHDTNGFLLSRKLVGSLTIILINNNGGGIFQTLPIAKFEPPFEEFFATPQNIDFQKLSSTYEVEYQLITNWQQLKKNLNLFPAQGIRVLEIKTNRQSDAHWLAENLPKFATNILV; the protein is encoded by the coding sequence TTGACTGATTTTCGCAATACTAATACACTTTGGGCATCAATTCTCGTCGAAACTTTAAGCAAGTTAGGACTAAAAACCGCAATTATCTGCCCTGGATCTCGCTCTACCCCGTTAGCAGTTGCTTTTGCTCAACATGAATCTATAGAAGCCATTCCAGTTTTAGATGAGCGTTCTGCGGCTTTTTTTGGGTTGGGAATCGCCAAAAGAACGGGTTTACCGACAGTTTTAGTCTGTACTTCGGGGACTGCTGGCGCTAACTTTTATCCTGCTATTATTGAAGCTAGAGAAAGTCGCGTACCCCTGCTAGTTTTGACAGCCGATCGCCCTCCCCAATTGCGAGAGTGTCATTCTGGTCAAACTATCGAGCAAATCAGATTATATAGCAATTATCCTAACTGGCAAACAGAATTAGCCGTACCTTCAGCCGAAATAAGTCAATTAAGGTATTTACGCCAAACCATAATTTATGCTTGGGAGCGATCGCTTTTCCCTGTTCCTGGCGTAGTTCATCTCAATATACCCTTTGACGATCCTTTAGCACCACTTCCTGATGGTAAAGATTTGAGTTCGATCGAGTCTCAGTTGGAGTCACAAGACTTTTTTATCGGGATTTCCCCTCCAGAATTTTCCCCCACATCACCCCATCGTGTATCTATTGATAACTTGGTGGAAGAATGGAAAAAATCTCATCAAGGGATAATTATTGGAGGATTAGCGCAACCACAAGATCCTCAAGAATATTGTTTGGCGATCGCTCGTCTTTCTCAAATATTGGGCTTTCCAGTATTAGCTGAAGGACTCTCTCCTCTCAGAAATTATGCAGATTTAAACCCCAATTTAATTTGCACTTACGATCTGATTTTACGTAATTCAGAATTAGCTGAAAAACTCACGCCAGAAATAATAATTCAAATCGGTGAATTACCCACCAGCAAAGAGTTGCGGGGATGGTTAGATAAAAGTCAATCTCGGCGTTGGATAGTCGATCCCAGCAGTCATAATTTTGATCCTTTACATGGCAATACAACTCATATTAGATCGTCATTAGAAAACGTAGTCAATCTAATTGGCGACAATTCTCTTCATCCCCATAACTTAGACTATTTGAATCAGTGGCATCAATTTGACACTAAAGTCAGAGATGCTATCAGCAAAAAAATGGAAACTACCGAGCAGTTAATTGAAGGTAAAGTTGCTTGGTTGCTGTCTCAATTCTTACCTTCACTAACTCAAGTATTTATTGCTAATAGTATGGCAGTAAGAGATGTAGAGTTTTTCTGGATGCCTAACAATCTACAAAATAAAACCTTTTTTAGTCGGGGGGCGAATGGAATTGATGGGACTTTATCTACAGCATTAGGATTTGCATATCAACAAAAATCTACTTTTTTATTAACTGGAGATTTAGCTTTATTACACGATACAAATGGATTTTTACTCAGTAGAAAACTGGTCGGCAGCTTAACAATTATTTTAATTAATAACAACGGTGGGGGAATTTTTCAAACGCTACCCATAGCCAAATTTGAACCACCATTTGAAGAGTTTTTTGCAACACCGCAAAATATTGACTTCCAGAAATTGTCTAGCACCTATGAAGTTGAATATCAGTTAATTACTAATTGGCAGCAATTAAAAAAAAATTTAAATCTTTTTCCAGCACAGGGAATTAGAGTTTTAGAGATTAAAACTAATCGTCAAAGTGATGCTCATTGGTTAGCCGAAAATCTGCCTAAATTTGCGACAAATATTTTGGTTTAA
- a CDS encoding DUF4346 domain-containing protein: MPETLENIVAIDDELSHRHIDLDPAGYFIIYLDLEAKLICAKHFTNVINEQGLAVDPETGKVIPAKGKVERTQTTLFTGRTAKELCVKIFEETDPCPVTMLDHAAYLGREFMSAQKALLSGEDYVQD; this comes from the coding sequence ATGCCTGAAACATTAGAAAATATAGTAGCAATTGATGATGAACTTTCTCATCGTCATATCGATCTCGATCCGGCTGGATATTTTATTATTTACCTAGATTTAGAAGCCAAGTTAATTTGTGCTAAACACTTTACCAATGTGATTAATGAACAAGGCTTGGCTGTCGATCCAGAGACGGGAAAAGTGATACCTGCTAAAGGTAAAGTTGAAAGAACTCAAACAACTTTATTTACAGGTAGGACGGCAAAGGAATTGTGTGTCAAAATCTTTGAAGAAACCGATCCTTGTCCTGTAACTATGTTAGATCATGCAGCTTATCTAGGACGAGAATTTATGAGCGCTCAAAAAGCATTACTAAGTGGAGAAGATTACGTCCAAGACTAA
- a CDS encoding serine protease, producing the protein MHLKHRLSAALIGTSIALVQSYSQTANALTAQEVGKIAKQITVRIEWQVAGKNKQGSGFIIKQEDTTYYVLTAYHVVPEGGKYTVITPDGERYPIDSQKIKHKSGTDLAVVQFTSNKTYKVAKTGNSDEASEGTIVYVAGFPAKTSSVTSSELYRFLPGQVSANANQLLDDGYSLVYTNPTLGGMSGGPVLNEQGEVIAIHGKAETQAQASGDGIKVASTGNNLGISVNTFLRLALMDVGVSLPQVKVVKSPKADDFYLKGVDLEKKKDYKGAIEEYNKAVEINPKYAKAYFGRGYAHGELKDYSAAIADYTQTIEIDPKYALAYYNRGVVRGELKEYSAAIADYNQTIALDPKYVNAYNNRGFVRGELKDYRAAIADYTQTIALDPKYALAYYNRGVTHGLLKNYSAAIADYNQTIALDPKYVNAYYNRGVVRGELKDYRTAIADYNQAIAIDPKYVNAYYNRGVAHGELKEYPAAIADYNQTIAIDPKYVDAYYNRGLAYGELKDYRAAIANYSQTIALNPKYVNAYNNRGLAHKNLKDYRAAIADFNQAIAIDPKYALAYYNRGVIYGEQKEYRAAVANYNQTIALDPTYVNAYNNRGFVLYEIKQIDAAMNDWRKTISIDSQFPAPKLALGVALYAKGESDRGLVLWKEGIELLGQVLDLQVLKTVGWGDVLLGDAAKLLKDPRL; encoded by the coding sequence ATGCACCTCAAACACCGACTCTCCGCCGCTTTAATAGGAACTTCCATCGCCCTAGTGCAATCTTACAGCCAAACGGCTAACGCCTTAACCGCTCAAGAAGTTGGTAAGATTGCCAAACAGATTACCGTGCGGATTGAATGGCAAGTTGCAGGGAAAAATAAGCAGGGTTCGGGATTTATTATCAAACAGGAAGATACCACATACTACGTTCTCACAGCCTATCATGTAGTTCCAGAAGGCGGAAAATATACCGTAATTACTCCAGATGGAGAACGTTACCCGATAGATAGCCAGAAAATTAAGCATAAATCGGGAACGGATTTAGCTGTAGTTCAATTTACTAGTAATAAAACCTACAAAGTTGCTAAAACTGGCAACTCAGATGAGGCTTCAGAAGGAACAATTGTCTATGTGGCTGGTTTCCCCGCTAAAACCTCAAGTGTGACTAGTTCTGAGTTGTATCGCTTCTTGCCGGGACAAGTCTCAGCTAATGCCAACCAACTTTTAGATGATGGTTATTCCCTAGTTTATACCAATCCCACCTTGGGGGGAATGAGCGGAGGACCAGTATTAAACGAGCAAGGGGAAGTAATCGCCATCCACGGCAAAGCGGAAACCCAAGCGCAAGCTTCTGGAGATGGAATTAAAGTGGCGAGTACGGGAAACAACTTGGGGATTTCCGTTAATACGTTTTTGAGACTAGCTTTAATGGACGTGGGGGTAAGCCTGCCACAGGTAAAGGTAGTTAAAAGTCCAAAAGCTGATGATTTTTATTTAAAAGGTGTAGATTTAGAAAAGAAAAAAGATTATAAAGGAGCTATAGAGGAATATAACAAGGCTGTAGAAATTAATCCTAAGTATGCTAAAGCTTACTTTGGTAGAGGTTATGCTCACGGGGAACTGAAAGACTACTCCGCCGCTATTGCTGACTATACCCAAACGATTGAAATCGATCCGAAATATGCCTTAGCCTACTACAACCGAGGCGTTGTGCGTGGAGAACTGAAAGAGTACTCCGCCGCTATCGCTGACTACAACCAAACTATTGCTCTAGATCCCAAATATGTTAATGCCTATAACAACCGAGGTTTTGTCCGTGGGGAACTGAAAGACTACCGCGCTGCTATAGCCGACTACACCCAAACTATTGCTTTAGATCCCAAATATGCTTTAGCCTACTACAACCGAGGCGTTACTCACGGTCTACTCAAAAATTACTCTGCTGCTATAGCCGACTACAACCAAACTATTGCTCTAGATCCCAAATATGTTAATGCCTACTATAACCGAGGTGTTGTGCGTGGGGAACTGAAAGACTACCGCACTGCTATAGCCGATTACAACCAAGCTATTGCTATCGATCCCAAATATGTTAATGCCTACTACAACAGAGGTGTAGCTCACGGCGAACTGAAAGAATACCCTGCGGCTATTGCTGATTACAACCAAACTATTGCTATCGATCCCAAATATGTTGATGCCTACTATAATCGAGGTCTTGCTTATGGTGAACTGAAAGACTACCGCGCGGCTATAGCCAACTACAGCCAAACTATTGCTCTGAATCCTAAGTATGTTAATGCCTACAACAACCGAGGTCTTGCCCACAAGAACCTAAAAGACTACCGTGCTGCCATTGCCGACTTCAATCAAGCTATTGCTATCGATCCGAAATATGCTTTAGCCTATTACAACCGAGGGGTGATCTACGGCGAACAGAAAGAGTACCGCGCGGCTGTAGCTAATTACAACCAAACTATTGCTTTAGATCCTACATATGTTAATGCCTACAACAACCGAGGTTTTGTCCTTTATGAAATCAAACAGATAGATGCAGCCATGAATGATTGGCGTAAAACCATTAGTATTGACAGTCAATTTCCTGCACCAAAACTAGCTTTGGGAGTGGCTTTGTATGCCAAGGGTGAGTCAGATAGAGGTTTGGTGTTGTGGAAAGAAGGAATTGAGTTGCTAGGGCAGGTGCTAGATTTGCAGGTGTTGAAGACGGTTGGTTGGGGCGATGTATTACTAGGGGATGCAGCGAAGTTGTTGAAAGATCCGCGCCTTTAA
- a CDS encoding GNAT family N-acetyltransferase: MVKQIQSTYSVNWHQKIAEVPQPAWDALAQTLKTPFFEWDWLHNLESSGSITPQNGWLPNHLTVWRDRNLVAAAPLYLKGHSYGEFVFDHQWADLANRMGIKYYPKLVGMSPVTPAEGYRFLIAPGEDEIALTALMVAQIDRFCQEHRLSGCHFLYIDPQWQSIMEGHGFTTWINHSYVWQNSGFENFDDYLAVFNANQRRNIKRERKAVSQAGLVLKALSAEEIPESLFSLMYDFYSDTCDKFGWWGSKYLNRTFFQQLQSNYSHRILFVAAYQETAPQQPIGMSFCVTKGDRLYGRYWGCQQEFDSLHFDACYYTPIEWAIAHKIQVFDPGAGGRHKKRRGFPATPNRSLHRFCDRRFAQIVLPYIKEVNVLEEREIAALNQGIPFVQKQS; the protein is encoded by the coding sequence ATCGTGAAACAAATTCAATCCACTTACTCCGTTAATTGGCACCAGAAGATAGCGGAAGTTCCTCAACCCGCTTGGGATGCACTAGCCCAAACTTTGAAAACTCCTTTTTTTGAGTGGGATTGGCTGCATAACTTAGAGAGTTCTGGTAGTATAACTCCTCAAAATGGGTGGTTACCCAATCATCTAACAGTGTGGCGCGATCGCAATTTAGTTGCTGCTGCTCCCCTCTATCTTAAAGGTCATAGTTACGGCGAATTTGTTTTCGATCATCAATGGGCAGATTTAGCCAATCGAATGGGGATTAAATACTATCCCAAATTAGTCGGGATGTCGCCCGTAACGCCCGCAGAAGGCTATCGATTTTTGATTGCTCCAGGCGAAGACGAAATTGCATTAACTGCCCTGATGGTGGCGCAAATAGACCGATTTTGCCAAGAACATCGTCTTAGTGGCTGCCATTTTCTATATATAGATCCTCAATGGCAATCTATTATGGAAGGTCATGGCTTTACTACTTGGATCAATCACAGCTATGTGTGGCAAAACTCTGGATTTGAGAATTTTGACGACTATTTAGCTGTTTTCAATGCTAACCAAAGGCGGAATATTAAAAGAGAACGCAAAGCCGTTAGCCAAGCGGGGTTAGTTCTCAAAGCTTTATCGGCTGAAGAAATCCCAGAGTCTCTATTTTCTCTGATGTATGACTTTTATAGCGATACCTGCGATAAATTTGGCTGGTGGGGGAGTAAGTATTTAAATAGAACCTTTTTTCAACAGTTACAAAGTAACTATTCCCATCGGATTTTGTTTGTAGCTGCTTATCAAGAAACAGCACCTCAACAACCAATTGGTATGTCTTTTTGTGTGACTAAAGGCGATCGCCTGTATGGTAGATACTGGGGTTGTCAGCAAGAATTTGATTCTCTGCACTTTGATGCTTGCTACTATACTCCGATTGAATGGGCGATCGCTCATAAAATTCAAGTTTTCGATCCTGGTGCTGGGGGGAGACACAAAAAGCGGCGTGGATTTCCAGCTACCCCCAATCGGAGTTTACATCGGTTTTGCGATCGCAGATTTGCCCAAATCGTCTTACCCTATATCAAAGAAGTCAATGTTTTGGAAGAGCGAGAAATTGCCGCACTAAATCAGGGAATCCCTTTTGTTCAGAAACAATCGTAA